Proteins from a single region of Parasedimentitalea psychrophila:
- a CDS encoding ABC transporter ATP-binding protein produces the protein MAQIELKNVQKFFGPVQVIKDMDLTINDGEFVVMLGQSGCGKTTTLRAIAGLETVTSGEIFIDGVAVHEKKAADRDIAFVFQSFSLYPHMNVYENIAFPLRAVGMSNAERDKAVKEVAEILQITALLDRRPSALAGGDMQRVAIGRALVRRPKALLMDEPIGALDAKLREEMRSEIKRLHISRGSTSVYVTHDQIEAMSLADRIVIMHDGLLQQIGAPDEVYLKPANLFVAEFVGSPVMNVADVVLETSGGQTQVRLGRGDTGFHFPAGLTNHLRETGADIALGIRPEAVSLQHDARDGYIPVETTNIEPLGSHDIVDVRLGDTFLRARTESGFVSGEGQQVWVNIDPAQAHFFDRSSGLALRGQN, from the coding sequence ATGGCTCAAATCGAGTTGAAAAACGTTCAGAAATTCTTTGGCCCTGTGCAGGTGATCAAGGACATGGACCTGACCATCAATGACGGCGAATTTGTCGTTATGTTGGGGCAGTCCGGTTGCGGCAAAACCACCACGCTTCGGGCGATTGCCGGCCTGGAAACTGTCACCTCTGGAGAGATCTTCATTGATGGCGTTGCGGTTCACGAAAAGAAGGCAGCCGACCGGGATATCGCTTTTGTTTTTCAGTCGTTCTCGCTCTATCCACATATGAACGTCTACGAAAACATCGCCTTTCCGTTAAGGGCGGTGGGCATGAGCAACGCCGAACGTGACAAGGCGGTAAAGGAAGTCGCTGAAATCCTGCAGATCACGGCCCTTTTGGATCGGCGGCCGTCGGCGCTGGCGGGCGGTGATATGCAGCGGGTTGCAATTGGCCGTGCACTGGTGCGTCGGCCCAAGGCCTTGCTGATGGACGAACCGATTGGTGCGCTTGATGCCAAGCTGCGCGAAGAAATGCGGTCTGAAATCAAGCGGCTGCACATTTCGCGCGGCTCGACCAGTGTTTACGTGACCCATGATCAGATTGAGGCCATGTCACTGGCAGACCGGATTGTCATTATGCATGACGGCCTGTTGCAGCAAATTGGCGCCCCGGATGAGGTCTATCTGAAGCCAGCCAATCTATTTGTGGCCGAGTTTGTCGGCAGCCCAGTGATGAATGTCGCGGATGTGGTGCTTGAAACCTCGGGCGGGCAAACCCAGGTGCGGCTTGGGCGCGGTGACACCGGCTTTCACTTCCCGGCAGGCTTGACCAACCACCTGAGAGAGACCGGCGCAGATATAGCGCTGGGCATCCGCCCCGAAGCGGTCTCGTTGCAGCACGATGCTAGGGACGGTTATATTCCGGTGGAGACGACAAATATTGAGCCCCTTGGGTCGCATGACATCGTTGATGTCAGGCTGGGTGACACCTTTCTGCGGGCCCGGACCGAAAGTGGATTTGTGTCTGGGGAAGGGCAACAAGTCTGGGTGAATATTGATCCAGCGCAGGCACATTTCTTTGACCGCTCAAGCGGACTTGCGCTGAGGGGGCAAAACTGA
- a CDS encoding TetR/AcrR family transcriptional regulator: protein MKYLDLVLGLEYHNEMIVPSKKLTEPDAVTKGPRARTRRLMVMTASQMMQRGGSPSVSEVAEVAEVSRSTAYRYFPTQSAMVQAVVVEALGPILSWEPSKTDPEELIASLFESSFPRILANEAIFRAALRQSLEAGGDALQDGEDGSFGRGHRVDLLMRALSGLADVLSDAQRTRLAQALSLAFGIESAVVLKDIWGLNNGGVQSVTLWAARAMIRAALAEISENDVVR from the coding sequence GTGAAATATCTTGATCTTGTTTTGGGACTCGAGTACCATAATGAGATGATAGTACCAAGCAAAAAACTCACCGAGCCCGACGCCGTCACCAAAGGGCCGCGTGCGCGAACGCGCCGCCTGATGGTGATGACGGCCAGTCAAATGATGCAACGGGGCGGTTCGCCTTCCGTCAGTGAAGTGGCTGAAGTCGCGGAGGTTTCGCGTTCGACCGCCTATCGGTATTTTCCGACGCAATCTGCCATGGTCCAGGCCGTCGTTGTTGAGGCGCTTGGTCCGATACTGAGTTGGGAGCCCAGCAAGACAGATCCGGAAGAATTGATCGCGTCGCTTTTCGAATCTTCGTTTCCCCGCATTCTGGCCAACGAAGCAATCTTCAGGGCAGCGCTGCGCCAGTCTCTGGAGGCAGGGGGCGACGCTCTGCAAGATGGCGAGGATGGTTCGTTTGGCAGGGGGCATCGGGTCGATTTGTTGATGCGGGCGCTGTCTGGTCTGGCTGATGTGCTTTCGGATGCTCAAAGGACTCGGCTGGCTCAGGCTCTGTCCTTGGCCTTCGGGATCGAAAGTGCAGTCGTCCTTAAGGATATCTGGGGTTTGAACAACGGCGGCGTTCAGTCTGTGACGCTCTGGGCTGCGCGCGCCATGATCCGGGCCGCGCTTGCGGAGATTTCTGAAAATGACGTCGTGCGATGA
- a CDS encoding ABC transporter substrate-binding protein, translating to MKTNFKNLMAGAAICAMSSTSLAAEELVIFWAEWDPANFLQELVNEYEEVSGVEVIVETTPWSDFQTKAFTEFNARGDAYDMIVGDSQWLGAASTGGHYVDLTGFFTEHNLAEVMAPATVKYYAEYPGNSGSYWAVPAEGDAVGWSYRKDWFEDPAEMAAFNEKYGYDLAPPATWAELLDIAEFFHRPDEDRYGVAIYTDNSYDAMVMGVENAIFSYGADLGDFETYEVDGYINSPAAVQALEDYKRLYGYTPPGWAKTFFVENNQAITEGLTAMSMNYFAFFPALLNEATNPHAANTGFFANPAGPTGAQFAALGGQGISVVSYSDKQEESMKFLEWFISDDVQKRWAELGGYTAHAKTLSSDEFRNATPYNEAFYQTMFKVKDFWAVPEFAELLTSANQRLYPFIVGNEGTAQETMDALAADWEATFKKYGRTE from the coding sequence ATGAAAACCAATTTCAAAAACTTGATGGCGGGCGCCGCTATTTGCGCAATGTCATCAACGTCACTCGCGGCCGAAGAGCTCGTGATATTTTGGGCAGAATGGGATCCGGCGAACTTTCTGCAGGAACTCGTGAATGAATACGAAGAAGTATCGGGTGTAGAAGTTATCGTTGAAACGACACCCTGGTCCGATTTTCAAACCAAGGCCTTTACCGAGTTCAACGCGCGCGGTGATGCTTACGACATGATTGTTGGTGACAGTCAGTGGTTGGGCGCGGCCTCAACCGGCGGCCATTATGTTGACCTGACCGGGTTCTTTACGGAGCACAATCTGGCGGAAGTCATGGCGCCTGCAACCGTCAAATATTATGCCGAATATCCCGGCAATTCCGGCTCCTACTGGGCTGTGCCTGCTGAAGGTGACGCGGTGGGATGGTCCTACCGGAAAGACTGGTTCGAAGATCCAGCCGAAATGGCGGCCTTCAACGAAAAATACGGCTACGATCTGGCACCGCCCGCGACCTGGGCTGAGTTGCTCGATATCGCCGAGTTTTTCCATCGCCCGGACGAAGATCGCTACGGCGTCGCGATCTACACAGACAACTCGTATGACGCGATGGTCATGGGCGTTGAGAACGCGATCTTCTCTTATGGGGCTGATTTAGGCGATTTTGAAACCTATGAAGTCGATGGCTACATCAACTCCCCGGCGGCTGTTCAGGCGCTGGAAGACTATAAGCGGCTCTATGGCTATACCCCTCCGGGCTGGGCTAAGACGTTCTTTGTCGAGAACAATCAGGCGATCACTGAAGGTCTGACTGCGATGTCGATGAACTACTTCGCTTTCTTCCCGGCCTTGCTGAACGAAGCAACCAACCCGCATGCAGCCAACACCGGCTTCTTTGCCAACCCGGCTGGTCCGACTGGGGCACAGTTTGCGGCACTCGGCGGCCAGGGCATCTCGGTGGTGAGCTACTCTGACAAGCAAGAAGAATCGATGAAGTTCCTTGAGTGGTTCATCAGCGATGACGTTCAGAAGCGCTGGGCCGAACTGGGTGGATATACGGCTCATGCCAAGACCCTGTCGTCAGATGAATTCCGCAACGCTACGCCGTATAACGAAGCCTTTTACCAGACCATGTTCAAGGTCAAAGACTTCTGGGCCGTGCCTGAGTTCGCCGAGCTGCTGACCTCTGCCAACCAGCGTCTGTATCCGTTCATCGTTGGTAATGAGGGGACTGCGCAAGAGACAATGGACGCACTTGCCGCTGACTGGGAAGCAACGTTCAAAAAATATGGTCGTACGGAATAA
- a CDS encoding carbohydrate ABC transporter permease, which yields MSDLAIRNLFIIPTITFLIVFNIFPLLYSLGYSFTDFRASTNAPAKFVGLDNYKFLLNDEFIWRNFTITAKYVIISVSGQVIVGFGMAMLLNRDIPLKGLITTLLMLPMMLSMAVVGLFWKLLYDPSFGIINYGLGLGKFEWLADPDVALYAVALTDIWMWSPFVMLLSLAGLSAVPKHLYEAAEIDRAGSFYTFTRITLPLVAPILMIAIIFRTMEAFKTFDLAYILSSQPTTELIAIRLYKMAFLEWQTGQSSAFAYIVLIMVVAITNLYVKYLNKVKER from the coding sequence ATGAGCGACCTTGCGATCCGCAATTTGTTCATCATTCCGACGATCACCTTTCTGATCGTGTTCAACATTTTTCCGCTGCTCTATTCGTTGGGGTATTCCTTCACGGATTTCAGAGCCTCGACCAACGCCCCCGCGAAATTTGTCGGCTTGGACAATTACAAGTTTCTGCTGAACGACGAGTTCATCTGGCGCAATTTCACCATCACTGCGAAGTACGTGATTATCTCGGTCAGCGGACAGGTGATTGTCGGTTTTGGCATGGCAATGCTGCTTAATCGCGACATTCCCTTGAAAGGATTGATCACCACGCTTTTGATGCTGCCGATGATGTTGTCGATGGCCGTCGTCGGCCTGTTCTGGAAACTTCTCTATGATCCGTCTTTTGGCATCATCAATTACGGCTTGGGGCTGGGGAAATTCGAATGGCTCGCCGATCCTGATGTTGCGCTCTATGCCGTTGCCCTGACGGACATCTGGATGTGGTCACCCTTTGTGATGCTGCTGTCGCTGGCGGGCCTGTCGGCGGTGCCAAAGCACCTGTATGAGGCCGCTGAAATCGACCGCGCAGGCAGCTTTTACACTTTCACGCGCATTACGCTGCCACTGGTCGCGCCGATCCTGATGATCGCGATCATTTTCCGAACCATGGAGGCCTTCAAGACGTTTGATCTGGCCTATATCCTGTCGAGCCAGCCAACGACCGAGTTGATTGCGATCCGGCTGTACAAAATGGCGTTCCTGGAGTGGCAGACGGGTCAGTCCTCAGCTTTTGCCTACATCGTTCTGATCATGGTGGTTGCGATTACCAATCTCTACGTCAAGTACTTGAATAAAGTGAAGGAACGCTGA
- a CDS encoding ABC transporter ATP-binding protein: MANLELRGVSKDFGANKALRSLDLRIEDGEFFVLLGQTGAGKTTALRVFAGLEKPNDGQVLIDGEDVANWTVAERDVALVLQQYSLYPRLTVRGNLEFPLRSKIRGLNDAEIADRVEKVAKTLQITALLDRKVERLSGGEMQRVSIGRAIVREPRVFLMDEPLSALDAKLRETLRVELKKLHNNLGATFLYVTHDQVEAMSMGDKIGVLNKGKLVQVGTPSEVYNNPCNTFVARSVGTPPMNLVKGALDGSTAVMDANGFCLPVQARNATEGKDLLFGVRPENLVIESGAPVEAKVFDIEDHGVIKILTIEVGANKLHATVSAQMKVSLDETVRFGWKADKVLLFDQATGRNLAAS, encoded by the coding sequence ATGGCCAATCTTGAATTAAGAGGGGTTTCGAAGGATTTTGGCGCCAACAAGGCGCTTCGATCACTGGATCTTCGGATTGAGGACGGTGAATTTTTTGTACTTTTGGGCCAGACGGGGGCGGGTAAAACCACAGCTCTCCGGGTGTTTGCCGGTCTGGAAAAGCCGAACGATGGTCAGGTTCTGATTGATGGCGAAGATGTCGCCAACTGGACGGTGGCAGAACGCGATGTGGCATTGGTTTTGCAGCAATACTCGCTTTACCCACGCCTGACTGTGCGCGGAAATCTTGAGTTCCCGCTGCGCTCAAAAATTCGTGGATTGAACGATGCGGAAATTGCTGATCGGGTTGAAAAAGTGGCGAAAACCCTGCAGATCACCGCGCTGCTGGATCGAAAGGTCGAACGGCTTTCCGGCGGGGAAATGCAGCGTGTTTCGATCGGCCGCGCCATTGTCCGTGAGCCAAGGGTCTTCTTGATGGATGAGCCTTTGTCGGCGCTTGATGCCAAGCTTCGCGAGACGCTGCGAGTGGAGCTGAAGAAGCTTCACAATAACCTTGGGGCAACCTTTCTGTACGTGACCCATGATCAGGTCGAGGCGATGTCGATGGGGGACAAGATCGGCGTGCTGAACAAAGGCAAGCTGGTACAGGTCGGCACCCCCTCCGAAGTCTATAATAACCCGTGCAACACATTTGTTGCGCGGTCTGTTGGCACGCCGCCGATGAACCTGGTCAAAGGCGCATTGGATGGCAGTACGGCAGTCATGGACGCAAATGGTTTTTGCTTACCGGTGCAAGCCAGAAATGCGACTGAGGGGAAAGACCTGCTGTTTGGTGTCCGGCCGGAAAACCTGGTCATCGAAAGCGGCGCGCCGGTCGAGGCCAAGGTCTTTGATATCGAAGACCATGGTGTGATCAAGATCCTGACAATCGAAGTTGGGGCGAATAAACTGCACGCAACTGTGTCAGCTCAAATGAAAGTGTCCCTGGACGAAACTGTTCGGTTTGGCTGGAAAGCAGACAAGGTCTTGCTGTTTGATCAGGCGACAGGGCGAAACCTGGCTGCCAGTTAG
- a CDS encoding carbohydrate ABC transporter permease gives MAGIRTRREVFFNRAAIAGVMVALFIMLVPIYWIASTAFKPRNLATTIPPTVLFTPEVSPFVKLFTKRSQLRDPVSQEIYDAAPWWEQMVFDGGQKVVRSNKGVVRRSGYGQRFVNSLIIAITSTFLAVSMGTLTAYGFSRFKVKGEDDWLFFILSTRMLPPVVVAIPMFLMYRLVGLHDTHVGLIILYTAFNLSFSVWLMKGFIDEIPREYEEAALVDGYTRMQAFFKIVLPEAMTGIAATAVFCFITAWNEYAFALIMTNRRAQTAPPFIPSQVGSGLPDWTVIAAGTFLFLLPVAIFTFLLRNHLLRGMSFGAIRK, from the coding sequence ATGGCTGGAATTCGTACTCGCCGGGAAGTGTTCTTTAACCGCGCGGCAATTGCCGGTGTTATGGTCGCCTTGTTTATAATGCTGGTGCCGATCTACTGGATTGCGTCCACGGCTTTTAAACCACGCAATCTGGCCACCACTATCCCGCCAACAGTGTTGTTTACGCCCGAAGTCTCACCCTTTGTGAAACTGTTTACCAAACGGTCGCAACTGCGCGATCCGGTGTCCCAAGAGATCTATGATGCGGCCCCCTGGTGGGAGCAGATGGTATTTGACGGCGGCCAAAAGGTCGTGCGCTCAAACAAAGGCGTGGTTCGGCGCTCGGGCTATGGCCAACGCTTTGTCAATTCGTTGATCATCGCAATCACCTCGACGTTCCTGGCGGTATCTATGGGCACGCTGACGGCCTATGGGTTCTCAAGGTTCAAAGTAAAAGGGGAGGATGATTGGCTGTTCTTCATTCTCTCGACCCGAATGCTGCCACCTGTAGTGGTGGCGATCCCGATGTTCCTGATGTACCGGCTGGTCGGTTTGCACGACACTCACGTTGGGCTGATCATTCTCTACACGGCGTTCAACTTGTCGTTTTCGGTCTGGCTGATGAAAGGTTTCATAGACGAGATCCCGCGGGAATATGAGGAAGCGGCGCTTGTTGATGGCTATACTCGGATGCAGGCGTTCTTCAAAATTGTTCTGCCCGAGGCGATGACCGGCATCGCGGCCACGGCGGTGTTTTGCTTTATCACCGCGTGGAATGAGTATGCCTTTGCGTTGATCATGACCAACCGGAGGGCGCAGACAGCGCCGCCATTTATTCCTAGCCAAGTTGGTTCGGGACTGCCGGACTGGACGGTGATTGCTGCCGGAACCTTCCTGTTCCTGCTACCGGTCGCCATCTTTACATTCCTGCTGCGGAACCACCTGCTGCGCGGCATGTCTTTTGGAGCAATTCGCAAATGA